One genomic segment of Mangifera indica cultivar Alphonso chromosome 6, CATAS_Mindica_2.1, whole genome shotgun sequence includes these proteins:
- the LOC123219673 gene encoding uncharacterized protein LOC123219673, which translates to MHNKEPSLPPHLSTSSLLQNRLVPLAIEKVSTSSPNTPSAVAGEGEKKSSWNSLFSPRKPSMKLEFFEPKGKDTLGRICVAPPPEVAEQGATRWNSCAVGFFLGKRPPFFTVKRALERYWSSFGLKDVMTSGQGVFILKFQDIDGVMRAVEEGQLTIAGQPFLVRKWTTNLPMVINDVKKVAIWVRLYGIPLEFWTPKGLSYIASAIGNPLYVDSITEEGTRLDFARICIEVKVDAECPDSICLALPNGESVIIQVEYTWKPIKCKGCQCFGHTTASCSLAPKQNVVSIPRKTPKEGAGRVLPVNFNGKDKLEQVTKDFDNKTKGRKMEVQKLEGKTLLTHKNNRFSALTIKETQELGKENIILIEEGKHGISTGDSDAIMEGEKYTTSAANEKAQENDESSKSSTKNATGGDDSDQVASPMMLSFGGKLRMDEMDFKKEDADLKSRNLGKKAAKQRKENSTPIPSK; encoded by the coding sequence ATGCATAACAAGGAACCTTCTTTACCACCTCATTTGTCAACTTCTTCTCTTCTCCAAAACAGGTTGGTTCCCCTTGCCATTGAAAAGGTTTCTACTTCTTCCCCTAACACTCCCTCGGCAGTAGCTGGAGAAGGTGAAAAGAAAAGTTCATGGAACTCCCTTTTCTCCCCTCGGAAACCCTCTATGAAGCTGGAgttttttgaacctaaagggaagGATACCTTGGGGCGAATTTGTGTGGCACCTCCTCCCGAAGTAGCTGAGCAAGGAGCAACTAGATGGAATTCATGTGCGGTGGGcttcttccttggcaaaaggCCACCATTTTTTACTGTTAAAAGAGCTTTGGAGAGGTATTGGTCCTCGTTTGGCCTCAAAGATGTTATGACCTCCGGCCAAGGTGTCTTCATCCTTAAGTTTCAAGACATTGATGGAGTTATGAGAGCTGTGGAAGAGGGACAACTAACCATTGCAGGGCAGCCATTccttgttaggaaatggactacaaatcTTCCAATGGTAATCAATGATGTCAAAAAGGTTGCTATTTGGGTTAGATTGTATGGCATACCTCTTGAATTTTGGACCCCAAAAGGTcttagctacatagcaagtgcaATTGGAAATCCTCTCTATGTGGACTCCATAACTGAAGAAGGGACAAGGCTGGACTTTGCAAGAATTTGTATAGAGGTAAAGGTGGATGCGGAATGTCCTGATTCAATATGTTTAGCTTTGCCGAATGGAGAATCAGTGATAATCCAAGTGGAATACACATGGAAACCTATTAAATGCAAGGGATGTCAATGTTTCGGTCACACCACAGCAAGTTGTTCTCTAGCACCAAAGCAAAATGTTGTCTCTATCCCACGGAAAACTCCAAAGGAAGGGGCTGGAAGAGTGCTCCCTGTGAACTTTAATGGGAAAGACAAACTAGAGCAAGTAACAAAAGACTTTGACAATAAAACCAAAGGTAGAAAGATGGAGGTGCAAAAGCTGGAGGGGAAAACTTTGCTAACTCATAAGAATAATAGATTCTCTGCATTAACTATAAAGGAGACTCAAGAACTTGGAAAGGAGAATATAATTCTGATTGAGGAAGGAAAGCATGGGATTTCCACTGGTGATAGTGATGCCATAATGGAGGGTGAGAAATACACTACATCGGCAGCAAATGAGAAAGCTCAAGAGAATGACGAAAGCTCCAAAAGCAGCACTAAAAATGCAACTGGAGGGGATGACTCAGACCAAGTTGCCTCTCCTATGATGCTTTCTTTTGGAGGGAAACTAAGAAtggatgagatggactttaAAAAAGAAGATGCTGATTTGAAAAGTaggaacttggggaagaaagcggcaaagcaaagaaaagaaaattccactCCCATCCCATCCAAATGA